In Paraburkholderia terrae, the DNA window GATGACCGAGCTCCTGCTCAACACCTTTCCGAAGACGACGGTCGTGCTCGACGCGCCTGATCAGATGGCGCGTCAGTTGCAGCAATTGCGCGTCGCGGCGGGTGAACTGTCGCCGGACGATTTCCTTTCCTTGTCGGATGGACTCGCGCGTTCGCTCGGGCCGATTCCCGTCAACGGCCTTGCCGCGTTGGACTACCACGACCGGCGCGTCGACGTGACGTTCAAACCCGAGGTCAAGGTCGATCCCGACTTCCAGCAACGCCTGACGCGCAATGGCCTGACGGGCGCGATCGACAGCAACACCGGCAAGTGGACGATCAGGAACGGACAATGAAAGCAGAACTGTTGAACACGTGGGCCGGATTCTGGGATGCCCGCACGCCGCGCGAAAAGGCGCTTTTGACATGGGGTGGCGCGGTGCTGGCCGTCGTCATCATCTGGTCGGTGCTGTGGGCGCCCGCGCAGGAAGGGCGCGCGCGGCTGCGCGAATCGATCCCGGGCCTGCAGCGCCAGCTTTCGCAGATGACCGCGCAGGCGAACGAGGCGCGCGCGCTGTCGGCGGCGGCGCAGGGTGTGGCGCCGACGGGCGGCGCGCTGAAAGATGCGCTGACGGCGTCGCTGAGCGACCACGGCCTCGCACCGACGCAGGTACAGGTGCTCGGCAACGCGGTGCAGATCCAGTTGAAGAACGCTTCGTTTCCCGCGTGGACCGAGTGGCTCGACGACGCGCGCAAGCAGTTCAAGGTGCAGGTGTCCGAGGCGCATGTCACGGGGTTGAAGCAGGACGGCCAGGTCGATCTGACGGCATCGCTGCAACCGGCAACGATCAAATGACGGCGCAGCCACGGGGTCCCGCATGAGTTTCTGGATGCGGCGATTGCGCGCCGCGCTGCCCTGGATCGCCGTCGCGCTGATCGCGAACGTCGTGGTGTTGCTCGTGATGGCGCCCGCCGCCTGGGTCACGCCGCAGTTCGCGAAGGCCACGCAAGGGCATGTCAATCTCGTCGAACCATCGGGTTCGCTGTGGCACGGCTCGGCGTCGCTGATGCTTGCCGCCGGGCCGGGCGCAGAAAGCGCGACGCTGCTGCCGGGGCGCATCGAATGGCGGACGTCGTTCTGGCCGCTGTTCACGGGTCGCGTACGGATGCAGATGCTGCAAAGCCAGGCGATGCCCGACCCCGTCACGGTCGATGCAACGCTGCGCAGCGCGACGCTGTCGGGCGGCACCATCGCCGTGCCTGCGGCGTTGCTCGCGGGCCTCGGTGCGCCGTTCAACACGCTCGATCTGCAAGGCGACGTGCGGCTGACGTGGACCGACTGGCGCAGCTTCAATCGCCAGGCATTCGGTCAGTTGATCGTGACGCTGAACGACATGAGCTCGCGCGTGTCGCGCGTGAAGCCGCTCGGGTCGTATCGCGTGGTGTTTCAGGCGCAGGGTGGATCGGGCACGCTCGATCTGTCGACGACGAAAGGGCCGCTGCTGCTGAACGGTCACGGCACGCTCAGCGAGGCCTCGACGTCGTTCATGGGCACGGCGAGCACGACACCCGACTCCGTCGACAATCTCGCCGGTCTTCTGAATCTGCTCGGACGCCCGACTGGACCCGGACAGGTCGCGCTGACGTTCGTCCACTGACCTTTTCGCTTCCTGCCCGCAGAAAACACAACGGCCGCCATGTTTGCGCATGGCGGCCGTTTGCGTTGGTGCGTTCGCCGTTTAGCCCGCTGAGGTGGACGTTTTTGCGACGGGCGCGGCAGGCGCGGACGCGGGCGCAGGCGCTGCGACATCGCCCGTTTCGCGATTCATCTGATCGACTTCCCAGCCGCCGCCGAGCGCCTTGACGAGACCGACCGACGACACCATCCGCTGCCCCGCGATGCTCGCCAGCTTCTGCTCGGCGGTGAACGCGGTGGTCTGCGCCGTCAGCACGTTCAGATAGTCGACGGTGCCCGATTTGTACTGGTTCGTGACAATCTCGAGCGCCTGCTGCGCGGACTGGACGGCCTGCTCTTGCACCGTGACTTCCTGCTCGAGGATGCGCAGCGAGGCAAGGTTGTCCTCGACGTCCTGGAACGCTGTCAGCACCGCCAGCCTGTAGGTGGCGACGTCCTGGTCGTAGGCGGCGCGCGCGGCGTCCGTCTGCGCCTTGCGGAGACCCGCGTCGAAGATGGTCTGGGCGAGCGAGGGCCCAAGCGTCCAGAAGCGCGACGGCATTTGCAGCAGCTGCGAGAACACCGAACTTTCGAAGCCGCCGCTGGCCGACAGCGTCAGCGTTGGGAAGAACGCCGAAATCGCGACGCCGATCTGCTCGTTCGCCGCCGCTGCCTTGCGCTCGGCCGATGCGATATCCGGGCGGCGTTCGAGCAGCGCCGACGGCAGTTGCGCGGGCGTGGCGGGCGGCACGGCATCGAGCGGCGCGGGCGGCAGCGAGAACGCGGAAGCCGGTTCGCCGACCAGCACGGCGATCGCGTGCTCGTTTTGCGCGCGCGCAACGCCGTTGTCGATGGCGGCAGCCTGCGCCGATTGCAGCTGCGTTTGCGCCTGAATCACATCCGAGCGGGCGGCGACGCCCTGCGCGTAGCGGTTCTGCGTGAGCGTCAGCGAGCGCTGATAGGCGGCGACGGTATCGTCGAGCAGCTTTTGCTGCGCGTCGAGCGAACGGATGTTGAAGTAGGTTTGCGCGAGCGTTGCCTGCGCGGACAGGCGCGCGTTCGCCAGATCGGCGGCGGCGGCCTGCTGGCCCGCCTGCTGGCTCGCGACGGTGCGGCTCACCTTGCCCCAGAGGTCAGGTTCCCAGGTGGCGTCGAGCGACAGGCTGTAGCTGTTGCTGATCGTGCCCGAACTGCTGAGCGACGACGTAGTGCCGCCGCCTCCGCCCGTTACCGAGCCACTGAAGCTGCGGCTCGGCGTGCGCGAGCGCGACGCGCTCGCCCCTGCGCTGATCACCGGGAAGTACGCCGCGCGGGCCTCGCCAACCAGCGCGCGCGCCTGCCGGTAGGCGGCGGCGAACTGCGCGACGGTCTGGTTCGACGCGTTGAGCTTGTCTTCGAGCGCGCTCAGCTGCGGATCGTTGTAGATGACCCACCACGCGCCGCGGTCTTGCTGGTCGGCGGGCTGCGCGACTTTCCAGCCGTCGGCGGCTTCCTTGTACGAGGCCGGAATGTCGACCGACGGCCGCTTGTAATCAGGACCGACGGCGCAGCCGGCCAGCGCGAACGCCAGCGCGGCGCAAACGGCGATGTGCAGGACGCGTTGCCCCGCGACGTTCGCGACCGAGGCGCGTGCGCGCGAAGTTCGATCAAACTGCATGCAAATGAATTCCTGTCGATTCGGAAGGCGCCATGCGCCGAGGCGAAATGCGGAGCGGCTCCCCGCGCGATGGACGGCGCGCGCTCGCGATGGCTCGAATGGTAGCGCACGCATTGCCCGGCAATGAAATCGAAAGAGTAATGCCGCCCGCGCCCCGTGTGTGTTACCGACGGTGAGGCGACAGTTACGCGCTGTTACGGCGCTATTTGCGTGAGTGCAGGCTGCAGGCTGGAAAAGCAAAGGCCGCCCTACGGCGGCCTTTATCCCGGAGCGATGCGCGAGACGCTTAGACGCGCGGATCGGCGGTGGTTTGCCGCGCCTGCTTGCCCGCGGCGGCACGGCACGGCGGCGCATCGGGGCGCGCCTGGCAAACCGTGGCTGCGGGAGCGATCGACTGATGATTGGCCGTCGAGCGGGCCTTGAGCGGGGAAGCGAGCAACGTAGCCGGCTTGGCGGCCCGCGTTTTAGCGCTACGGGTGCGCCGGTGTTCGAACCACGCGAAAAGCAGCACCCCGATCGATCCGCCAGGAAGGACGAAGATCACCGCGTACAGAGCCACTTTCCACCAGCGGTTGGCTCCTTGAAATGTTTGCAGCGCAGAATCGGTCAGTGAGCGGCTCAAGCCGCCGAGGGTGTTTTTCAGGTACAGCATCGCGGGAATCCTCTGTGCGCCGGTAAAAGAAGGCGCACGCAAGTGCGGTCAGAACATGGTCTCCGATGGACGCGGGTCGCGTAACTCGTTGCCTGTAATAATATTGACCATGCAATCAATTTTCAAGATACTGTGCATTGCAACATGGTCTTTCGTTGTTTTTCGGCTGTGTCTTGACGCGGTTAGTGCGCACGATTGACTTCACT includes these proteins:
- a CDS encoding type II secretion system protein M, with product MKAELLNTWAGFWDARTPREKALLTWGGAVLAVVIIWSVLWAPAQEGRARLRESIPGLQRQLSQMTAQANEARALSAAAQGVAPTGGALKDALTASLSDHGLAPTQVQVLGNAVQIQLKNASFPAWTEWLDDARKQFKVQVSEAHVTGLKQDGQVDLTASLQPATIK
- a CDS encoding type II secretion system protein N gives rise to the protein MSFWMRRLRAALPWIAVALIANVVVLLVMAPAAWVTPQFAKATQGHVNLVEPSGSLWHGSASLMLAAGPGAESATLLPGRIEWRTSFWPLFTGRVRMQMLQSQAMPDPVTVDATLRSATLSGGTIAVPAALLAGLGAPFNTLDLQGDVRLTWTDWRSFNRQAFGQLIVTLNDMSSRVSRVKPLGSYRVVFQAQGGSGTLDLSTTKGPLLLNGHGTLSEASTSFMGTASTTPDSVDNLAGLLNLLGRPTGPGQVALTFVH
- a CDS encoding efflux transporter outer membrane subunit, producing MQFDRTSRARASVANVAGQRVLHIAVCAALAFALAGCAVGPDYKRPSVDIPASYKEAADGWKVAQPADQQDRGAWWVIYNDPQLSALEDKLNASNQTVAQFAAAYRQARALVGEARAAYFPVISAGASASRSRTPSRSFSGSVTGGGGGTTSSLSSSGTISNSYSLSLDATWEPDLWGKVSRTVASQQAGQQAAAADLANARLSAQATLAQTYFNIRSLDAQQKLLDDTVAAYQRSLTLTQNRYAQGVAARSDVIQAQTQLQSAQAAAIDNGVARAQNEHAIAVLVGEPASAFSLPPAPLDAVPPATPAQLPSALLERRPDIASAERKAAAANEQIGVAISAFFPTLTLSASGGFESSVFSQLLQMPSRFWTLGPSLAQTIFDAGLRKAQTDAARAAYDQDVATYRLAVLTAFQDVEDNLASLRILEQEVTVQEQAVQSAQQALEIVTNQYKSGTVDYLNVLTAQTTAFTAEQKLASIAGQRMVSSVGLVKALGGGWEVDQMNRETGDVAAPAPASAPAAPVAKTSTSAG